ctataaaattaagatattatCTCCCAACACCCATTTACATTTAGAATCCATTCACATCAATGTCTTAACTCTCTACCCAGGTCTCTGCATGCCAAAGACCTTTAACAGAATTCAGTACGTTGACTCAGAACAGCTTTCAAACTTTTCCGACCCCAACATACACTAAGAAGTACATTTTATGTCAGGCCTAGTATACATACAGATATAActgaaaatattatgaaatatactTACCCTGAAAAAAATGCTCGCTGGACAGTTTCACAAAATACATTGACTACCAAATTCACTGAAATTATGtactctttcattaaaaaaaatcctggtcTCACTCACCAAATTGATTTTATGACTTGCTAATGGgtcatccatggagtcacaaagagtcagacatgacttagtgactgaacaataatggGTCACGATCTACAACTTGAAAAACAATGCTCAAAGAAGTAGCAAAGATAGCAAAATatttgggagggagggggtgaggcAAATCTCCGTGAAGAAGGCTATGTGGGAATTCTGGGTGAGGGAggggtgcatgcgtgctcagttgtgttgattCTCTGCAACTCCATcaactgtaccctgccaggttcctctgtccatggagttctccaggtaagaatactggaatgggtttccatttcctattccaggggatcttcccaacccagaagttgaacttgtgtctcttacgtctcctgcactggcaggcggattatcactgaaccacctgggaagcccgtgagGGAAGGGGTGAGGGAATTTTGAGTGAAGGAGGGTGTGGGGGAGCTCTCAGTGTAGGGAGGTGTTAAAAAAAAGGGATCTGAAGACCAGGACATGTCTATTTCTGCAATAGGGATATATCTACtatagatggggcttcccaggcagcttagtggtaaagaatccacctgcaaatgtgggagaccaaggagacatgggtttggtccctgggttgggaagatcccctggagaagggaatggcgacccactccagtatagctggacatgactgagtgaatgagcatGCATGTCGTGCTACAGAAAACAGACATCTTATACTTAGCCACAACATCCTCTGCCCCAATGATTTTGATGCAGTATCGGTCAACAAGGTCTCCTTTTTAAAGTattagtcgctcggtcgtgtgtgaccccatgtactatagcccaccaggcttctctgtccatgggattctccaggcaaggatactggagtgggttgccattcccttctccaggggatctttccaacccagggatcaatcccatgtctccccacactgcaggcaaattctttactgtctgagccaccaggaaagcctccttTAAAAACAATCTACTCAAATATTTAAGGAGCACCTACCATATGCTGTGCACTGATCAAGGCTCTGCAAATACACAATAATCAAAACCAAACTCTAATGCAGTGACATTCTAGTTGTAGGAAGACAGACAACAATCAAATAATTAGGTAAATATACAGTGTGAGATAGTGGTGAGTGCATCCTCCAGATGGACCTGGAgcaatcaacctgcctgacttcaggctctactacaaggCTACAGTCATTacgacagtatggtactggcacaaagacagaaatatagatcaatggaacaaaatagaaagcccagagataaatccacgcacctatggacaccttatctttgacaaaggaggcaagaatatacaatggagaaaagacagtctctttaacaagtggtgctgggaaaactggtcaaccacttgtaaaagaatgaaactagaacactttctaacaccatacacaaaaataaactcaaaatggattaaagatctaaatgtaagaccagaaactataaaactcctagaggaaaacataggcaaaacactctccgacataaatcacagcaggatcctctatgacccacctcccagagtaatggaaataaaagcaaaattaaacaaattggacctaattaaacttaaaagcttttgcacaatgaaaaaaactataagcaaggtgaaaagacagccttcagaatgggagaaaataatagcaaatgaagcaactgacaaagaattaatctcaaaaatatacaagcaactcctgcagctcaattccagaaaaataacccaatcaaaaaatgggccaaagaactaaacagacatttctccaaagaagacatacagatggctaacaaacaaatgaaaagatgctcaacatcactcattatcagagaaatgcaaatcaaaaccacaatgaggtaccatttcacgccagttagaatggctgctatccaaaagtctacaagcaataaatgctggagagggtgtggagaaaagggaaccctcttacactgttggtgggaatgcaaactagtacagccactgtggagaacagtgtggagattccttaaaaaactggaaatagaactgccatatgacccagcaatcccactgctgagcatacacactgaggaaaccaaaacggaaaagagacacgtgtaccccaatgttcatcgcagcactatttataatagccaggatatggaagcaacctagatgtccatcagcagacaaatgtataagaaagctgtggtacgtatacacaatggaatattactcagccattaaagagatgaggtggatgaaactggagcctattatacacagtgaagtaagtcagaaagaaaaacaccaatacagtatactaacgcatatatatggaatttagaaagatgataatgatgaccctatatgaaagataggaaaagagacacagatgtacagaacagtcttttggactctgtgggagaaggtgagggtgggatgatttgagagaatagcattgaaacatgtacataagaaaaatgggccaaagaccctACAGAAGGATCTTTTTTCAGACCATTCTTTTCTTGGGCATGctcacctcccttcctcctttctcccagAAAGCCAGCACTCTCTTGGGATTTATTGATACCCTCAGTTTGAAAAGTGAGAAGGATGAGACCAATAGTCAATCTTCTTAAAAGGTGACTTTGTATATCTTTTCTATGTGTTTTTTATGAATGGTTACTGAGATCAATCTGGTTTTTAAATTCGTACTTGAACAGTAACGATAGTAATTATCCCCACATCTTGCAAATGTAATGAGAGTGGGATTAAGTTGACGAAACAAGCTTTCTGTTAGCTTCAGGAGTCAGCAGCATTTGGTCATTTTTATTGCAGGGCTGTTGTCCTTAGTTGTCCCAGCTCCTTCCACAAAGAGGCCCCACCTACTTTTCTCCTGATGGGTACTCTACTCTGGAGCACAGGGGTTAACCAGTGAGAATCCTACACACGTGAGAAGTGTGGTCACTTCAGATCAAGGCGAGAATTCACCCTGCATTTGAATTAAGAGGTTGGCAACCTAGTACAATCACAAATTGTCCCACATCACCTTACTACATAGAGTCAAAAATACCTATTGAAATGAGCAACTGCAATCCCTCCCCCTGCCAAAAGTAACAAAATATAGAATTCACCCAATGGATGCCTTTGATCCATTAAAAAgttagcaaactttttctataaggAGTTCCAGTGAATATTTCCAGCTTTGTAAGTCATACTGCCTTTGTCACGACTCAGCTCTGTGACTGTAACCCTAAAGCCAccacagacaatatgtaaatgaatggtaTGGCCGTGTTTCAAtacaactttatttacaaaaacaagcagcAGGCTGACCCCTGCTTGAGGCTGATGCAGAGACCACTTCCTGTTGAGAACACCAGGAGCTTGTGTTTGAGACAGGCTGAAGGTATGAGATGGGAGAGGCAAGGCAAAGGCACTGAGGAAAGAGGCATACAAATAACAAAAAGCCAGGCTGTCCAAAGAGCAATGTGTATGCCAGAAGGTGGCAAAAGACTAAAATTTAATTAGGTGAGAACAGTACATTTTAAGCATGTGCAAACTGAACTTTTGCTGgttcatcttttatttaaaaactacattattttaaagatattcttaAAACAGTATTTAGAAAATCATTTTCTATTAGAATCACGTACTTCTTCCTTGAATCAGAAGTTGTGCCACTATCCTGGTTACCTGTGGATTCACCAAGCAGTCCAGCAAGTCATCTGTAGAAACAAATGTTTGGGAAACGGCCACAGTCCTATCTGAAGCAATCTGTTCCACAACTGCATTCTCACTCTCACTCATCATTCGCTGCCTCTTTCCAAAGGATTTTCCatttttgctgacaaagtcttCACCATCGTTTTCAAATATGCCTCCTCTTTCTGAGGATGGTTCTTCGGAACTTGGTGTGACAGGTACCAGATCAAGGCCCAAAGGACTTGCTGCCTCCTGTTTCACTGTTTCTGAGCTTAAGTTGTGGCCACCAGCTTGTTCTACCCCCATGTGGCTGTGCATGTTTAACTCCTCCTTTATCGTGTACTCTCTGTTGGTTCTCTGTGCTTGGGTTTCTACTACTTCAGATGTTccataatgattaaaaaaagcagagatggcCCCATTTAAGTAGTGACAATTGATTTCATGGGATGTTTCCTCAagctagggaaaaagaaaaactccttAAAATGGTTATACATACTTACATAAATTGGAAAACAAGCGTTCTTGTCAGAgttggtttgtcacaggatagtAACTGCCATGATGAAAAGTGGAAGAGACCTACCTCAGTTGGGTTTAACCAAGCTCTGGTGTTGTGTGGATTCTCTGCAGTTTTCAGGGCACACACAAGCATGCGGGTGATTGCCTCTTCTACCCGGGTTTGGTGGTCCTCTTCCTAGGTCAAGGTTAAAAAAGAAGACACAGTGTTTCATTTGTCTCTGGGTCTCACTGCTTAAAACAGAGGAGTCTCTTAACTGCGTGTTTTGTTCTTTCATCAACATAAGCTTTGTTACTAAAGGAATGAATATGCTGTTGGCAGACCACGATTCTTACGTGTTAACTATCTTCTGCCACCTAGAAAGAGTTGCAGAATATTTCGCCAACTAAATTTAAGTATGGGTCCTTTCTGTAAGAAATAGGCCTTAAGTATGAATCACCTGTGATATTTTCTTCAGCATTTTCCAGTCTCTGACAtgtttaaagtttcttttaaaaagtatcacaTGAAAATGAATAATCCCAATAGAGGATTATTTTGACAagctaattttttgaggaatgggaaaaaaattttaataaacattcttggttggatggcatcactgatgcaatggacataaaaCTgggcaatctccaggagatggtgagggacagggaagcttggtgtgctatagtccatggggttgtgaagagtcggacacgacttggtgactgaacaacaacaacattcttgGCCACAAGAGTGAGAAGGctaaatatctatctatctattgtATCTTAAGATACAATAAGTATAAACTATGGCAATCATGATAAACTACATTAAAATTAGTAACTTTtgttcatcaaaagacaccataaaggaaataaagaagccAGATGTCTGTAACATATATAACTGattgcaaaatatataaagaatctgcACACATCAGTAAGACAAatgacccattttttttttttaatgggcaaaagCCACGAAGACAAACATGtcaaaaaaagaacaattatatgagtaataaacacatgaaaataagcTTAGCCTCAttaataatcagggaaatgcaaatcaagaaacCCGTGAGACTGGCAAAAGAGGGTCTGATAATTCCAAATGATGGAGAAATGTCAAATAATTGACAGGAATCTTATACATTGATGGCGGGAATGTATGCTGacagacattttgaaaatatgcaGGCATTATATTATAAACTTGAGTACTGTGCACCCTACAGatggcaattccacttctagatatATACACATTCTCTGGAGAAACTCTTGCACATGTACACAAGaatattctatttataaaagcaaaaaaactaaaagcaacCCAATTAGAcatcaacagaaaaatgaatcaataaactGGTACATTAACACTAGAGGATATTATTATACTACAGTGAAAATGAATGACCAGCTACATGTGACAACAGAGATGAATATTAGAAACACAGATGAATATTAGAAacataatattaaattaaaaaaaaaagcaaatcctcAAGATGAGATACCACTTCtcctaggatggctataataaaaaatacagataacaaatgttcataaggatgtggagaaatcagaatcTTCATACTTTGTTGGGGGAATGTAAATGGTGCACTGCTTGGAAAATAGCAATTTCTGGcaattcctcagaaaattaaatctAGGGTTAccagatggttaattttatgagTCAACTTGGGTAGGCTATGGTGACCAATTGTCTAGTCAAACACTATTCTAGATGTCACTGTGAAGATATTTCAtagatgtgattaacatttatAATCAGCTGACTTTAAGTAAAAGCAGATTATCCTCAATAATGCAGGTGGACCTCATCTGATCAGTTGAAGGCTTTAAGAGCAAAATTTAAGGtttcttggagaagaaaaaattCTGCCTCAAGACTGCAACAGAAATCCTAAGCCAGTTTACATACAGCCTGCAAGCCTGTCTTACAGATTCTGGACTCTAGACCGCAACTTGAACTCATCTGAATttccagcctgctggcctgccCGGCTGAtgtccatatgatccagcaactccacacCCAGGTATATAccgaaagaaatggaaacatacatccacacaaaacCACGTACGTAAATGACAgcagtagcattattcataagagCCAAAAGTAAACACAATTCAAAGGTCCATCACTGAttagtggataaacaaaatgtggtatgtatgtCTAAACAATACTTTTTAGCtatataaaaaaaggaatgaagtactaataCACACTACTCCACGGATGattcttaaaaacattatgctaaatgaaagacgCCAGCCATGGCTGCGATCAAAGTCTCTGGTTAAAGCATGTGCAGATGCAACAATGCTTCAGGTGGGAGAGACAGACTTGAACCATAATGGTAGCCATTCTAATTGTCAAGTGGAACAGGCAACCAGGATTAAGCATAGCATATTGGAGGGAAAAAGCCTTTggcagaaataaaatgataaaacccAGCACTGAAAGACTGCTCTGAAAAGATGTGTAACTCAGGACTGTGAATTGTGCAATTAGTAATGAGGACGCTGAGCCAAGAAGCAGATATTTCCAGCCCAGATGGTGTGGGATGGGACTAGCACCATGGGACGTGTGTGGCAGGTTCAGCCAGGCCCAACACAGTTCTCCTAACAGTCAAGGGAGCAGGCCCGGCACACCAACCTCAGGGCGCACTGTGCCCCGAGAAGAAAGAGGACAGCGTGTCACAAAAACCCTATTTCCAACCTCACCACCCACCAACAGAGCACAGAATCCATAACCCATAGCACAGCAAACAAGGTAGCACGGGAGTGTTGGTTAAAATTAATCATCAAGTTATAAAGACAGGCACTGTGTATCTTAAAAGCAAGGAGATGACATTtgttagaaaaggaaaataccaGCTCAATCCATGAGTTTATACTGACAGTGACAGGATCAATGGATTCCACATAATGCCACCAGTGTCTGGGAACAAACAGAAcctgaaaaccaaacaaaaaatggtTAGCACAAAACCAAGACATTTTACTTTTATGTCAGAATCAGATCTAAATTGAAGCtgctaggaaaaaaaattcaaatgaatttaGAGCAATATTGTAATAGGAAAgggaaaagtaagaaaaagcTCCCATAATctgtttattcctttaaaaaaaaattaacaagtttGCATGTTCTATAAAggatattggcttccctggtggctcagatgggaagatcccctggagaagagaatggcaacccactccagtattcttgcctggagaattccacggacagaagagcctggtgggctacaagtccatgaggtcacaaggagttggacacgactgagcgactaacactttcactttttcacaaagGATATTACCAGCTTCTCCAGTCTCTGCTCTCCTTTATGCTGGACCGTCTTTGTCTGCATCCAAATCTTGGTAAAGGATTCTGAGATTGTAACTCTTCCTCCTTTCCATCACATAAGAATTGTATGAGTTCTGAGAAAGGGCATACATAAAAATACAGGACATAGTTTCTGACTTCTCACAGTATAAAATCTAgccaatgaaaaaataatatatagaacaGAGGCATTATATAAGGGTAAATCAGAGGAGTGGACACTGGTGGTAGAGAAGTTCAGAGGTGAGAGAAGCAGGCACAAACTAGGGAGGTCAGGGGCAACCTGGATGAAGGAAGTGTGATCTGAGCCACGACTGGGAGAGAACGAGGACGTGCCAGGAGGGGGATATGGGCAAGGGAGGCCGGACTGTCGAGGGACAGCAAGCAGGCCGGTTTTACCACTGCAGAAGGAATACTGGGGAATAAAGTAGGAGAATCAGGTTAGGGCCAGTGGAGGGCCCTGAATTCAGAATAAAGAATCTGGATTTTATATCCTGTAGGCATTACAAGTTCCTGAGAAGTTCTGAGTAAGTGGACGGTTAAAATAGTGACATTATGGGAAAGTCTGGAAGGACAAGAGAGTCCTGCAATGGTCCACTTAGTAAATGTTTAGATTTAAATAAGAAGGAATAGCAAACGAAAGCAATGGGCAGAGCCAAGAAGGACTGTATTTGTCCAGACTCACTATAAGAGTCTGTGAAAGGCCAAGTAGAGTAGAAACTTTTGGGTTTGGATTTAGAAAATGGTAGCACTTGCTACAGACAAGGTGGAGATGGGAAGAGCGCTCCTTTCAGGAGAATCAGGCACTGAAAATGGCCACTACAGCCACTGGCTTTAGTCATTAGGAGGCCTCGAATCTCCTATCACAGAGTTTACTTTCAGTACAGAGGTAGGAGGGGGGCCAGTTTATGGTGGATTCAGGAAAGAGaatgatgtgaaaaactgataCAATGGACAGAAATACTCATTGAATTTGGCTattaaagtagaagaaaaaaaaagaattagcagccacttcacacccactaaaaTGGCTACAGTTGTagtaatataataatagtaataataataaaggaagataacaagtgttggagaggatgtaaAGCAATTAGAACCCACATagattgctggtgggaatgtaaaatggtgcagctgctatggaaaacagtttggcaattccCCCAAAAGTTAAAACACAGAattaacatatgacccagcaattccactcctacatAAATactcaagagaactgaaaatatatgttCTTACAAAACcttgtacacaaatatttataacagtattatcataataaccaaaaaagtggaaacaacccaaatacccATCAGGTgtttaatggataaataaaatgtatattcacaTAATGGAACAACaggcagttcagttgcttagtcgtgtccgactctttgcgaccccatggactgcagcactccaggcttccccgtccatcacaaactcctggagcttgctcaaactcatgtccactgagtcggtgatgccatccaaccatctcatcctttattgtccccttctcctcctgccttcaatctttcccagcatcagggtcttttcaaatgagtcagttattcacatcaggtggccaaagtattggagtttcagcttcagcatcagtccttccaatgactatttaggactgatttcctttaggattgactggttggatctccttgcagtccaagggactctcaagagtcttctccaacaccacagttcaaaagcatcaattctttggtgctcagctttctttatgatccaactctcacatccatacatgactactggaaaaaccattctctgactacatggaccttcatcggaaaagaaatgtctctgctttttaatatgctatctagattggtcatagcttttcttccaagagtgtcttttaatttcatggctgcagtcaccatctgcagtgactctggagcccaagtctgtcattgtttccccatttatttgccaccaagtgatgggaccagaggccatgatcttagttttttgaaagttgagttttaagccaactttttcactctcctctttcactttcatcaagaggctcttcagtgcctcctcactttccgccataagggtggtatcatctgcgtatatgaggtttgatttcagcttgtgcttcatccagcccagcattttgcatgatgcactctgcatataagttaaataagcagggtgacaatatacagccttgacatactcctttcctgatttggaaccagtctgttgtttcatgtccagttctaactgttgcttcttgacctgcgtacagattgctcaggaggcaggtaaggtggtctggtattctcctctcttgaagaactttccagttAGTTGtaatcgacacagtcaaaggctttagcgtaatcaataaagcagaggtagatgtttttctggatctcttgctttttcgatgatccaatggatgttggcaacttgatctctggttcctctgccgtttctaaatccagcttgaacatctggaagttcatggtttgtactgctgaaacctggcttggagaaatttgagcattactttgctagcatctgaaagtgaagtgaaagtgaagtcgctcagtcatgtctaactctttgagaccccatggactgtagcctaccaggctcctccgtccatgggattctccaggcaaaaatactggagtgggttgccatttccttctccaggggatctttccgacccagggattgaaccccagtctcccacattgcagacagatgctttaacctctgagccaccagggaagccccgtgctagcatctgagatgagtacaattgtgcggtagtttcaacattctttggcattgcctttctttgggattggaatgaaaactgaccttttccagtcctgtggccattgctgagttttccaaatctgttggcatattgactgcagcactttcacagcatcatcttttaggatttgaaagagctcaactagaattcatcacctccactagctttgttcgtagtgatgcttcctaaggcccacttgactttgcattccaggatgtctggctgtaggtgaatgatcacaccatcgtcgttatctgggtcatgaagatcttttttgtacagttcttctgtgtattcttgccaccccttcttaatatcttctgcttctgttaggtccataccatttctgtccttcattgtgcccatctttgcatgaagtgttcccttggtatctctaattttcctgaagagatctctagtcttccccattctattgttttcctc
The sequence above is a segment of the Bos mutus isolate GX-2022 chromosome 1, NWIPB_WYAK_1.1, whole genome shotgun sequence genome. Coding sequences within it:
- the HSPBAP1 gene encoding HSPB1-associated protein 1 isoform X3 produces the protein MYPSGKHVKPFTPEKAKEIIMCLQQPAVFYNMVFDWPAQHWTAKHLSEVLHGKQIRFRMGTKSTDTAPQFETTCNYVEATLEEFLSWNSDQSSISGAFRDYDHSKFWAYADYKYFVSLFEDKTDIFQDVIWSDFGFPGRNGQESTLWIGSLGAHTPCHLDTYGCNLVFQVQGRKRWHLFPPEDTPFLYPTRIPYEESSVFSKINVVNPDLKRFPQFRKARRHMVTLSPGQVLFVPRHWWHYVESIDPVTVSINSWIELEEDHQTRVEEAITRMLVCALKTAENPHNTRAWLNPTELEETSHEINCHYLNGAISAFFNHYGTSEVVETQAQRTNREYTIKEELNMHSHMGVEQAGGHNLSSETVKQEAASPLGLDLVPVTPSSEEPSSERGGIFENDGEDFVSKNGKSFGKRQRMMSESENAVVEQIASDRTVAVSQTFVSTDDLLDCLVNPQVTRIVAQLLIQGRST
- the HSPBAP1 gene encoding HSPB1-associated protein 1 isoform X4, which gives rise to MCLQQPAVFYNMVFDWPAQHWTAKHLSEVLHGKQIRFRMGTKSTDTAPQFETTCNYVEATLEEFLSWNSDQSSISGAFRDYDHSKFWAYADYKYFVSLFEDKTDIFQDVIWSDFGFPGRNGQESTLWIGSLGAHTPCHLDTYGCNLVFQVQGRKRWHLFPPEDTPFLYPTRIPYEESSVFSKINVVNPDLKRFPQFRKARRHMVTLSPGQVLFVPRHWWHYVESIDPVTVSINSWIELEEDHQTRVEEAITRMLVCALKTAENPHNTRAWLNPTELEETSHEINCHYLNGAISAFFNHYGTSEVVETQAQRTNREYTIKEELNMHSHMGVEQAGGHNLSSETVKQEAASPLGLDLVPVTPSSEEPSSERGGIFENDGEDFVSKNGKSFGKRQRMMSESENAVVEQIASDRTVAVSQTFVSTDDLLDCLVNPQVTRIVAQLLIQGRST